The genomic interval TAATGCAATTCCATTCCTGATCATTGTAGATGAGATCTCCATAATAGGTGCTTTTACCCTATGTATTTTTGGGTGATTGTCAAACTGAGTTTCTATTTGCCCTTCAGAAATACGGGGGTATACATAGATATGATAGCGCTCAAGAATAACATCATGATTTTTCCATTTATGAAGACTTTTTAAATTGTCTTCACCCATGATTAGACAAAACTCATGTTGTGGATACTTTTCTTCTAAATAGGCAAGGGTGTTAATTGTATAGTTAGGTTGCGGTAGATTGAACTCAATCGTACTGGGCTCAATTTTATCATAGCTTTCTACGGCCTCTAAAACCATTTGATACCGATGGTTATTATCTAGTAATGAGCTTTTTTTCTTGAAAGGATTATGAGGTGTAATTACCATCCATATTTTTTCAAGGTCGCTATATTCTGCTAAATGATTTGCTATAGCAAGATGCCCAATATGAATGGGATTAAAGGTTCCAAAATAAAGTCCTATTTTCAAAGAGATATAAATTTATGATTTACATTACAAAACAGCCCCATCAGCAACATCAAGTATATGCTCTGCTACAAGTGTATGAGCTGCAGCGAGTGCTTTATCAAGATTATCGTTTAAAATAATATGGTCAAACTGTGGTGCTGTAGCAAGCTCTACAGAGGCTTTTGCGATACGCATATTTATTTTATCTTCACTCTCTGTGCTACGTTTTTTCAAACGTATTTTTAGCTCATCTACACTTGGAGGTTTTACAAAAACTGCAAGTGTCTTATCAGGAAACTTCTTTTTAATGCGTAGCCCCCCTACAACATCTATATCAAAAATAACATGCTTTCCCATAGCCCATATGCGCTGCACTTCTTTCCATAAAGTACCATAAAAATTATCACGATACACTTCCTCCCATTCTAAGAACTCATCTGCTTTGATGTGATTTTTAAAATCTTTAAGGGATATAAAGTAGTAATCTTTACCATGCTTCTCTTCCCCTCTTGGCTCACGACTTGTAGCAGAAATACTAAACTCAAGATTTAACTCTTCTTGTTTAAGTAGATGCCGTACAATCGTAGTTTTTCCGCTCCCAGATGGTGCTGAGAAAACAATAAGTTTGCCTTGATGTTCTAAGTTATTTTCTTCTGGTTGTTTTCCCATTAGAGTACGTTTAAAACTTGCTCTTTTATTTTTTCTAACTCGTCCTTCATTTGCACTACAAGCTGTTGCATAGGTGCATAGTTAGATTTTGAACCTATTGTATTAATCTCTCTTCCTATTTCTTGACCGATAAAGCCTAGTTTTTTTCCATTAGAATCTGCAGAGTTGAGAGAAGTTGTAAAGTAATCTAAGTGATTTTTTAATCTCACTTTCTCCTCTGTGATGTCGTATTTTTCTAGATAGTAGATGAGCTCTTGTTCAAATCGATTTTCATCTAGTTCAGCTTTAAGATCAACTACTGCTTTTTGAAGTCTTGTTTTTACATCTTTTATGCGGTCCACGTCAAGTGTAATGACCTCGCTTAGTAAGCGCTGCAGGTTTGCAATACGTAATTCAAATTCACTTTTTAATGAATTTCCTTCGTCCAGTCTGTAAGCATTGATCTCTTTTAATGCTGCTTGTAAGTTTGTAACAATAGACTGGTACTCATTTTCATCCAGTTCTTCCTTTTCTGTTTTAAGAACATCAGGCAGTCGCATCGCAATTTTTACTGCTTCTGCATTTTCCATGCCTCCTGGAGTTACCTCTTGGAGTTGCTGCGAATAAGCAAGGACCACAGATTCATTAATAATCGTATTAGTATTTTGACCCGTACTTTCAAGGTAGAGACTTACATCCACTTTACCGCGTTCCAGCTCTTTAGCGACCATATTACGTAGCGCTAATTCTTTCTCACGGTAGGTAGAAGGAATACGCGCGTTAAGGTCTAAGTTTTTGCTATTAAGCGACTTAATTTCTATAGTAATTTTTTTCCCAGGAACTTGTACGACACTTTTCCCAAAACCAGTCATCGATTTTATCATAGCCGCAAAGATAACAGTTCAAACTATAAATCAGAATGATAAAAAGTAGATTAGATACGCTCGCACACGCTTTCGCGAAAGCGTAACAACTATTTTTTGTTCCCATTCTTATCAAAATGACTGTCTACATATTTATAAGTAGTCCAGATAGAAATGGCAAGCCCTACAAATAGAACAACTAGAAATACAATCATAGGGTGAGGAATATCTAAGAGTAAAATTAAGATGCCTACAATCGTAAGGATGATGGAATACTTCCACATATTATTTGCGGCACGATGGTTTGCAACATCCCAAATCTCTTGGTTTGCCATGGTGCGTCTGGTTCTAAAACCATATAAGTGATTAATTTTTTTAGGTGGAAATTTCTTATAACAAAAAGCGACGATGAGAAATAATATGGAGCACACTATTATTCCAATTGGTTCTTCTAAATGGTTATGAAATAGACGGTGTATCATTTTTATAGTTTCCTAAGCCATATATTTCTAAACCCTACGCCACTCATATCTCCATGATCTTGCAATATTATAGGGCCATCACCATGAGCTTTGTTTTTTGGGTAACCTATATACTCAGTACTTCCTAATAGCTCAAAATGGTCTTGTATAAGGACTCCATTAAGAAAAACGGTAAGAATGCCTGCCTTAACGCGATCTCCAGAATTGTCAAATTCTGGAGCGTGAAATATAATGTCGTAACTATTCCATTCTCCTGTAGGCTTTGCAGCCATAACAAGCGGCGGATTTTGCTTGTAAATAGAGCCTACCATGCCGTTTACATAGGTGTCATTATCATTATTATTTAAAATTTGTACTTCGTACAATCCTTGAAAAAACACACCACTATTACTTCTGTTTTGGTTAGTCTGTGTGTTGTTTGGGTCACTACGCCATTCTAAGTGTAATTGCACACTCCCGAAGTCTTCTTTAGTTACGATATCTCCCGTTTTATCTTTTACGGTCATACTGCCGTCTTTATTAATCGTCCATTTAGGAGCGCTGCCGTCGTTTTTACTCTTCCACGCGTTGAGGTTTGTACCGTTAAATAATATCACAGCATCGCTTGGGATACCGGTCTGGCCATTGATAGCGACTTTAGCCGGTTTAGGTTGCCAAACTTCAGTAGCCTCAGGATTGGTTGGTTCGACTTTTTGTTGAGAAGGTCCACATGATATAGTTGTTACAGTCAGTGCAATAATTAGAAATATTTGTTTTCTCATAATTTAATTAGTTTTTTGAATAGACATATTATAATATAATGATTTGTCCTCCCTGTAATATTGTAGCTAATGTGTATTTAGGGATATTTATCAAAGCTTCTCCATTCTTTAAATTCGGTATCAAGAGATTATTGTTTCTAATATCTTAGAGTGATTTATAGATAGGACAATATCATTTCATTCATCATTGAAATTTATCATTCCATCTATAAATTTTATATCATCATAAACAGTACCTGTTTTATATGTGTCGTTCGTTACTTTTGCATTTGGCCTTAGGCTCATTTTTCAATATGTCTATATTCTCCTTCAGAAAATCATAATGTTTAGTGCTAGTATCATCTATGACTCTTTCTAATTTCTCAAAATCTATGGTAAGTGAACTATGTTCTTCTTCCCATTTCCATTGTTCTTAATAGAAGTAAGATCATTTTCTACATCTTTATAATATATACTATTACGAGGTAGATCATTAGGTATATTATGAATAGGTATAATGGTTTGCGCAGTACCACTTATTGTGAACATTAATATTAGAATGTTATTATGCAACATTTTCATTTACTTATTTATCGCTTATGTTATAGTTACTGTTTTAAAAAAGTATAAACCCCTTCTGGAATACTCAAAAGTTCTGGTCCCGTGTAATTATCTTGGGTAAGGTAATTCTTGTTAAAGGTTGTTAAAATACGTGCCACTATTTTTTCTTCTCCATTTTCTAAGTATCTAGCAAATACCATAGACCCTGATATACCAGGTCTCGTTGGGTCATCTAGATTTACACGTATAAACCGAGTGTCTGTTGTACAGGCATCACAAGGAGGTGCACCCACGGTTACATTTACAATACCTCCTACAATACTATGTCTATACACGTCATTAGGATCTGCTGTAAATGGGATGGCATCTACTAATACAGTTCCGTTTTCTATATATCTATATTCTCCTACCAGAAAATCATAATATTCAGTGCCAGTATCATCTATAACTCTTTCTAATTTCTCAAAATCTATGGTAAGTGAACTATGTTCTTCTTCCCATTTCCACTGTCCTACAATACGCGTTAAATCATTTTCTACATCTTTATAATATATATTATTAAGAGGTACATCATTAGGTATATTATGAATAGGTATGATGGTTTGCGCAGTACAGCTCAAAGTAAGAATGAATAAAAAGCCATTAAAAATTGTTTTCATATTAGAGTATATTAGTTGCAAGGAGTATTTTGGGTACTGTTTTCTGTGGGATGGAGACTTACTTTCTCAAACTGACCGATTGCTTCATTAAAATCATAAAGAGCTATGGGACTAGTGTGTATATTATATTTTAACGATAGCCTTTCTATAGTCTTTAACAATACCTTTTTATAATTAGGAAAACTTCGATTCATTTCTACATTGTAAGCCCTATCTAACTGATCTTTAAAACTCTTAAAAGGAACTGCATTAATTAAACGACCTAGTGCTAAGATATTATTTATTTTAAGCAAATAAGTATTTGTGCTTTGTGTACCTACTGGCACCACTAGTCCAGAAAACACATCACTGGCTTGTATAGTCTCATCCCTACGGTGGTCGTTCTTTATATAGGTAAAGAATAGCGTGACTACATCTTCGGCACTATACATAGGATATCCAATGTTTGTATGATGATGTATTCCTCCTATAATATTACCACCTACATTTAGTTTTAATCTATCAAAGCCCCCTTCTACAAAGTTTGTAGTTGACTGGGTTGCCTCTGGGGCTTTTGAAATCTCATAACCGCTCTCACTATCATTATGAGCTCTGCTTTGTATGTTTGAAAGTGATTGTCTAAACTGAGTATCTGTAAGTAGCTCGTTGGCTTTTGTGCAATTTGTGAGATCATTTAGAATTTTTTTATAAGTAGGGTTGTCTCCATCTTGTCCCTCATATATCTCAAAAGCATCTTCAATGATTGCTCTTGCTTGTGCTGAGAATCTCTCTGCAACTAGATAATCAAAAACCACATTATTGATTGTACTGTCCATAACTAGCAAATCTCTAAGGTCTTGTGGCATATTAAGCATAAAAAAATTCCAAGATAATATATCTGGATCTACAGGGGCGGTAATTGTTTCTTTAGAACCGCCACCGCTGGTGCCTCCTAAATTTCCATAATTAGGTTGTGGAGCAGGACCATCAGATAGGTGTCCACTTGTTGTGTTTCCATTTTCAGTATCGTTACAAACATAGACCATTACATTATTACAGCTCCAAGTAGTCCATTCTGAGTCCCAGCAACCGTCTACCGTACAAGCATTTTCTACACAAACTTGATCTACTTCATAAGAACAGCTGTAATCTCTAGTATCTAATAAATCTAGTACTGTTTCTTCATCTATATTGAGAATCGTTACATCTTGGGTTGCATCTATAGCTATATTTTTTCTTATATTCTCTAAATCACCGGGACTAAATTTATAAGAAAGCAATAATGCACTTTTAAATTCATCGTTTTCAAAACTGAACACAGCGTTTTCTAGTATTTCTGTAACATCTTGGCGTATTACTGGAAATGTAAATGAATAAAATTTACCGTCATCAGAACTTATATATTGTGCATAATTAGTAAGTATTGTAAAGCCAAGACTTTCTGAATGCACAGATCTTGTCCCACTGGTAAAGGACTTTTTACTTATTTCTTTTAGTTTAGTAGTTAAGGATATTTCTTTGGATAATTTGTCAGAACTATACAACTGGCGAGTAAACATATTTAAATGTTCGAGATCATTACCTTCTACCTTTTTATGTTCTATTATTAGTTCTTCTTTTTCACAACTTGTAAAAAGACTTACAAGTAGTAAGTAAAGTGCAAAGTTTTTTAAAGCATAGTAGTTTTGCATTAAATTCACTTAAGTTATATATTTTTAGAAAATACGGATTATAATTCTAATATCTTTTTAAGCTTTTCTTTATCAATATCTTCTCCAGCAAAATCATCAAATCGCTTTTGTGTTGCCTCAATAATATGTGAGGCGATAAAAGGGGCACCTTCTCGAGCGCCTTGTTCAGGACTTTTTACACAGCATTCCCACTCCATCACTGCCCAAACATCACAACCGTATTCTGTTAGTTTTGTAAAAATGGTTTTAAAGTCTATCTGTCCATCTCCCGGAGAGCGGTAGCGCCCAGCACGATCTTGCCAGTCGCTATATCCGCCAAAGGTTCCGCGTCTACCGTCAGGTTTAAACTCAGAGTCTTTTACGTGAAAGGCTTTTATAAACTCATGATAGTGATCAATATAGGCTATATAATCTAGTTGCTGCAATACAAAATGACTAGGGTCATATAAGATATTACAACGCTTGTGATTCCCTGTAGCTTCTAAAAAACGCTCAAAAGTGACTCCATCGTGTAGATCTTCACCAGGGTGAATCTCATAAGCCACATCTATACCACACACATCGTAAGTGTTGAGTATAGGTAACCAGCGTTTGGCGAGTTCTTCAAAACCCATCTCAACAAGTCCTGCAGGTCGCTGAGGCCACGGGTGCATGGTGTGCCAGAGCAGCGAACCACTAAATGTCGCGCTCACCTCTAGGCCTAAATGCTTACTAGCGTGTGCAGCGCTTATTACTTGCTTACGAGCCCACTCAGTACGCTTCTTTGGGTTGTTTTTACAATCGTTAGGTGCAAAATTATCAAACATTAAATCATAAGCAGGATGCACGGCCACAAGTTGTCCTTGTAAATGTGTAGACAGTTCTGTAATCTCAAGCCCATAGTCGTTTACTTTGCCCTTAAGCTCATCACAGTAGGTTTTACTCTCTCCTGCTGTGGTGAGGTCAATTAATCGGTTTTCCCAAGTTGGGATTTGTATTCCTTTATACCCAAGGTCTGCGGCCCATTTACATAAACCGTCTAGCGAATTAAATGGTGCTTTGTCGTCCATAAACTGGGCGAGAAATACTGCGGGTCCTTTTATTGTTTTCATATCTAAAAACTTCATTTTATTGTACTCTGGCAATAGTTACTTTATGCTCAAAGTAGTTTGACCTTGTAATGTTTTGCTTTCGCGAAAGCATTATCGATTCATAAATAATAAAGTAGAACACTTCATAATTATAGGAGAGAGATCCAAACATTACCTTCTTTATGACTCTCTACTGCCTTTTCAATAAATTGCATACCACGTATACCATCTTCCATCCCTGGAAATTCTGCTGGATGAAAATCTTCACCCCTAATGGCCTTTGCCACGCCCTTATAGATATTACCCATTGCATCAAAAATACCTTCTGGGTGTCCTGGAGGTAGTTTTGTGCCGTCTAGCGATAATGAGCTATTGTACGAGTGACCTGGTTTTAATACACGTATAGGCTTGCCATCCTCTAAAAAGGTAAGGTAATTAGGATTTTCTTGTTCCCACTTGAGACCTGCCTTTTTTCCATAGATAGCGACTGTAAAATTATTTTCTTCACCAGTAGCAATTTGACTAGCACGTAGCACTCCCTTTTGATGCTCACCTAAACGTAGTAGTACCGTCCCATCAATATCCATTTGATTATCATCGTATAAATGATTGAGATCTGCAAGTATGGATTTTATTTTTTGACCTGTTACAAATTCTAGCATTTGATAAGCATGTACGCCTATATCTCCCATACAGCAAGATATCCCAGATTTTTCTGGCATTAAACGCCAGGTTGCATTGCGCTGCTCTTTATCGTGTATAATAGGATTGATCCAGCCTTGATAGTACTGTGCATCTACCTTTTGAATCTCACCTATCTCTCCATTTGTAATCATCTCCTTCATTTGGCGTACCATAGGGTACCCGGTATACGTATGAGTGAGTCCAAATATTGTTTCGTTTTTTTGGTGTATTGTTTGTAAAATGAGGGCTTCCTCATAAGTCATAGTCATAGGTTTCTCACAAATTACATGAAACCCCGTCTCTAATAGCCTTTTTGCCATGGGGAAGTGCAAGAAATTGGGTGTAAGTATGGAAACTACCTGTATGCGTTCAGCTTCAGGTAGTGCAAGTTCACCCGTAATGAATGCTTCTATATCTTTGTAAATTCTATCTGTAGAGATACCTATTTGTGTTGCAAATGCTTTGCTCTCTTCTATATTTGGGTTAAAAGAACCACCGACCAGTTGGTATGCATCAAACATAGTAGCTGCCACGCGATGTACTATTCCTATTAAACTATCACCACCACCACCTAGGACGCCCCATCTAATTTTATTGCTCATAGTTGTTGTATTATTCTTTTACTTCAATTTTCTCGTTTTTAAATGTAATAAGGAAAAATAGAAAAACGCCACCAGCTATTATTGCAGGTATGGTCCATATAGCTTCCCAACTATGCCCACCATCTGCTAGTGCGTTTAAATCTGTGATTTTTCCAGCAAGGCGAAAACCAATGAGCATTCCTAACCCGTATGTAGCAAGTGTAATTAGTCCTTGTGCTGAGCTTTTAAATTTTTCTCCCGCCTTATAGTCTGTATAAATCTGACCAGATACGAAGAAGAAATCATAACATATACCGTGTAAGATGATCCCAAATATGAGCATCCAAGTGCCTTCTCCTGCATCGCCATAAGCAAATAAAATATAACGCACAACCCAGGCTAACATACCAACTAGAAGCGTAAGTTTAATACCATATTTCTTTAAAAATATAGGAAGCAGTAACATAAATGCTATTTCTGACATTTGCCCAAAGGTCATTTTACCCGCAGCACCTTCCATACCTATTTCATTTAAAAATTGATTTGCGTGTTGGTAATAAAACGCCAGTGGAATACAGATAAGAATAGAGGCTATAAAAAAGACAAGGTATCTTTTGTCCTTTAGCATCCCAAGTGCATCTAATCCTAATATGTCACGCACGGTAACTTTTTCGTTTTTACTTACCACAGGTGGAGTATCGGGTAGCGTAAAACTAAATAAGCCAAGTATCGCCGCTGCTACAGCAGCCATAAGAAAGGTGTTTTGTAAAAGATTTTCAGATTCCCAAGCTAAAAATCCAATAGCTAGACCAGCTACAATCCACCCTACGGTGCCTAGTACACGTATCAACGCAAAGTCTTTAGCGGGATCTTTCATTTGTCTAAAAGCCACAGAGTTTACTAGCGCTAGTGTAGGCATATATAATATCATATAAATTAAAATATATGGATAAAATGAGTCAAAGCTTTGCGATGTACCAGCTAGATATAATAACACAGCGCCTATTAAGTGTAAAACGCCTAATATCTTTTGGGCAGAAAAGTATCTATCGGCAATGAGCCCTATTATAAATGGAGCTATAATAGCCCCTATAGATTGGGTTTCGTAGGCCATAGCCAGTTGTCCTCCATCTGCACTAAAAGCTTGAGCTAAAAAAGTACCCATGGTCACAAACCATGCTCCCCAAATAAAAAATTCGAGAAACATCATAACCGATAATTGAATTCTAATCGTTGATTTCATATAGTTTATTTAAGGTTTTCGATCGAATTTTCAACCAGTGCTTTTGTAAGCTTTACACCCTCCATTGGGTCGTCTAGCGAGCCTTCATACTCAGTACCTACATACCCCTCAAAACCACTATCTTTTACTATTTGCATTAGTTGCTGGTAGTCAAGAGTTGTTTCATTACCATCATTGTCAAATTCGTATGATTTTGCAGAGACACCTTTAGCATAGGGCATTAATTGTTTGATACCCTTATAGGTATCGTAAGTTTCAATACATGGAGCGCCCCATCTGGCTCCTCCTTCACGTTTAATGCAAAAGTTACCAAAGTCTGGTAATGTTCCTACCGTAGGCATATTAACTTCTTCCATAACGGCAACAAGTTTAGTTGCATCGCTAGACCAACCGCCATGATTTTCTATAAGAATATTCACTCCAAGTTCTTCTCCATATGCACCAAGCTCTTTTAGAGAAGCAACAGAAATTTTATGCCATTGTTCAGGATCGAGTTCGCCAAATAGATTTGCCCTTATGGAATGAGCACCCATAACTTTTGCGGCGTCCATCCATATTTTATGATTTTCGATAGCCGCTGCGAGTTTTTCAGGGTCTGGGTCTGCAAGTTCTCCTGCATTATCAACCATGAGTAACACACTTTCAACCTCTGCTTGTTTTGCATTTTTAGACAATGTTGTCGCAAGTTTCATCACGTCTTCTCGGTAATTGGGTCCTACTGATTGTACAGAAGGGTATAGCTGTGTTACGTATTCAACACCGGAGAAGCCTAAATCTCTAGCAATTGCAGGGAAGTTTAAGGGGTCCAAAGTTCCATCAAGAAAAGGTTTGTGTAAAGACCATTGTGCTAAAGAATGTTGAATGTTCATAGCGGTACTGGCTACTTCTTCTTTTTCTGCTTTCGCGAAAGCGTTTTCATCCTTAATTTTTACTTCATTTTTACATGAAATAAAACCTAAAAAGACGATAATAGAGCCAATTATAAAATTTTTCATAAAACTAGAATTAAAAAAGAGGCGTACTACAACGTTTTCGCCTGCGAATTACTGTTAAATATAGGTTTTTACTAAGGTAGTCTTTTTTACATATTCACAAAAAACAACATAAAATTTATATATTTGGTAACAAGCTTCCTAAATAATTTTCATAAATACAATATAACAGTGAATACAGCTAACGAAAACGAAATGTACGACGCAATTGTCGTAGGCTCAGGCATCTCCGGAGGATGGGCCGCAAAAGAACTTTGTGAAAATGGGCTCAAAACGCTTGTCTTAGAACGAGGGCGTATGGTCAAGCATATTGAAGATTATCCTACCATGCACATGGATCCATGGGATCTAAAATACCGTGGGAATAATAGCGCAGAAGTGGAAGCTCGTTATCATAAACAAGCACGTACAGGATATGTGCACAAAGCAGATACCAGACACTTTTTTGTAGATGATATTGATCATCCATACAACGAGACAAAACGTTTTGATTGGATACGAGGCTATCATGTAGGAGGACGCTCGTTAATGTGGGGTAGACAAAGTTACCGACTTAGCGATATAGATTTTGAGGCTAACAAAAAGGAAAATATTGCAGTAGACTGGCCTGTACGATATGAAGATATCTCTCCATGGTACGATAAAGTAGAAGAGTATATCTCTGTATCTGGAGAAAAACTTGGATTAGAGGTGCTTCCGGATGGTAAATTTTCACCACCTATGGAACTTAATTGTGTGGAAGAAACACTTAAGAAAAACATGGCCGAAAACTACAAAGACGGTAGATTGCTCACCATAGGTCGAGTTGCGCATATTACAGGTTCAAAAAGCCATGATGGGCGCTCTGCGTGTCAGTTTAGAAATCGTTGTGCTAGAGGGTGCCCTTTTGGAGGGTATTTCTCATCCAACTCTTCAACCCTACCTGCTGCAGAGAGAACAGGAAATCTTACAGTAAGACCTTATTCTATTGTTACAGAGGTAATGTATGATGATGCTACTGGTAAAGCTACTGGAGTTAGAGTGATCGATCAGGAAACGATGGAGAAAAAAGAATTTAAAGCAAAAGTAGTATTTCTATGTGCTTCTGCTATAGCATCTGCCAGTATCCTTATGCAGTCTAAAAGCGAGCGCTTCCCTAACGGTATGGGGAATGACTCTGGAGAATTAGGTCACAACTTAATGGACCATCACTTTAAGGCAGGAGCCACAGCAAAATGGTCAGGAGATAAAGACAAATATTACAAGGGCCGCAGGCCTAATGGAATTTATATCCCACGTTTTAGAAATTTAGGAGGAGAAACAGAGCAGAAAAACTTTAAAAGAGGATATGGTTATCAGGGTGGAGCAAGCCGCGGTGATTGGTCTTCTTTAGTATCTGAAGCAGGATATGGAAAAAAACTGAAAGAGGTTGCTCAAGAACCAGGGGGGTGGACTATTGGTTTAATGGGCTTTGGAGAATGTTTACCATACCACGAGAACAAAATGACACTCGATTATAATAAATTGGATAAATGGGGATTACCTACAGTTACTTTTGATGCAGAGTGGAAAAAGAACGAATGGGAAATGCGTAAGGATATGATTTCGAGCGCTAAGGATATGCTTAAAAAAGCTGGCTTTGAAGATATTCAAACGATGGATGATCCAAGTGCACCTGGAAATGGCATACACGAGATGGGTACCGCTCGTATGGGACGAGATCCTAAAACTTCTGTATGTAACGGTGATAATCAATTACATGCTGTACCTAACGTGTATATTACAGATGGAGCTTTTATGACATCTGCTAGTTGTGTTAATCCATCACTTACCTACATGGCCTTTAGCGCACGTGCAGCAAATCATGCTGCAGCTCAACTCAAAAAAGAAGCATAAGATGAAAAGGAGACAACTTATAAAAAACTTAGGACTAGGTGGTGTGGCTTTAGTAGCAACGCCTACAGTATTAAGCTTACTTCAAAGCTGCAAAAGTGAACCTGTTTTTGAAACAGTTTTTGTAAACCAGCAGCAAGGAAGAGCATTGCGTCATATTGTAGACTTAATCATACCTTCTGATGAAAGTGTTCCAGGAGCTATAGATGTAGGTGTACATAACTTTATTGATATGTATTGGAATGATGTGCTGGAAGAAGAGGACAAGCCGCAAATAAAATTAGGCTTTGATGCACTAGCAAATAGATTGGAAGACCTAACGGGCAAAACCTTTGAAAATGCAAATGCAGAAGATTTTGATCAAGTACTGGCAAAATATCTCATGGCTACTCCAGAGCAAGCAGCTGCCTATGAAAAAAATCTTGGTTCTTTTTACCAAACATACGCTAAAGACAAATCAACCATTCCAGATCCAGATGCAGCTTCATTTAGTTTATTAGGTAATCTAAGAGGGATGACGCTTTGGGCATGGAAAACCTCAGAAGAAATAGGAGAGAATGTACTAGCTTACGACCCTATTCCGGGACAACAGATAGGTTGCCTGCCAGTGCAAGGCGCTACAGGAGGTAAGGCATATTCACTATAAATAGCTTTACAATTAAGCTGTTTAAATAGT from Dokdonia sp. Hel_I_53 carries:
- a CDS encoding sugar phosphate isomerase/epimerase family protein codes for the protein MKNFIIGSIIVFLGFISCKNEVKIKDENAFAKAEKEEVASTAMNIQHSLAQWSLHKPFLDGTLDPLNFPAIARDLGFSGVEYVTQLYPSVQSVGPNYREDVMKLATTLSKNAKQAEVESVLLMVDNAGELADPDPEKLAAAIENHKIWMDAAKVMGAHSIRANLFGELDPEQWHKISVASLKELGAYGEELGVNILIENHGGWSSDATKLVAVMEEVNMPTVGTLPDFGNFCIKREGGARWGAPCIETYDTYKGIKQLMPYAKGVSAKSYEFDNDGNETTLDYQQLMQIVKDSGFEGYVGTEYEGSLDDPMEGVKLTKALVENSIENLK
- a CDS encoding GMC oxidoreductase; this translates as MYDAIVVGSGISGGWAAKELCENGLKTLVLERGRMVKHIEDYPTMHMDPWDLKYRGNNSAEVEARYHKQARTGYVHKADTRHFFVDDIDHPYNETKRFDWIRGYHVGGRSLMWGRQSYRLSDIDFEANKKENIAVDWPVRYEDISPWYDKVEEYISVSGEKLGLEVLPDGKFSPPMELNCVEETLKKNMAENYKDGRLLTIGRVAHITGSKSHDGRSACQFRNRCARGCPFGGYFSSNSSTLPAAERTGNLTVRPYSIVTEVMYDDATGKATGVRVIDQETMEKKEFKAKVVFLCASAIASASILMQSKSERFPNGMGNDSGELGHNLMDHHFKAGATAKWSGDKDKYYKGRRPNGIYIPRFRNLGGETEQKNFKRGYGYQGGASRGDWSSLVSEAGYGKKLKEVAQEPGGWTIGLMGFGECLPYHENKMTLDYNKLDKWGLPTVTFDAEWKKNEWEMRKDMISSAKDMLKKAGFEDIQTMDDPSAPGNGIHEMGTARMGRDPKTSVCNGDNQLHAVPNVYITDGAFMTSASCVNPSLTYMAFSARAANHAAAQLKKEA
- a CDS encoding gluconate 2-dehydrogenase subunit 3 family protein, with the translated sequence MKRRQLIKNLGLGGVALVATPTVLSLLQSCKSEPVFETVFVNQQQGRALRHIVDLIIPSDESVPGAIDVGVHNFIDMYWNDVLEEEDKPQIKLGFDALANRLEDLTGKTFENANAEDFDQVLAKYLMATPEQAAAYEKNLGSFYQTYAKDKSTIPDPDAASFSLLGNLRGMTLWAWKTSEEIGENVLAYDPIPGQQIGCLPVQGATGGKAYSL
- a CDS encoding nucleoside permease — protein: MKSTIRIQLSVMMFLEFFIWGAWFVTMGTFLAQAFSADGGQLAMAYETQSIGAIIAPFIIGLIADRYFSAQKILGVLHLIGAVLLYLAGTSQSFDSFYPYILIYMILYMPTLALVNSVAFRQMKDPAKDFALIRVLGTVGWIVAGLAIGFLAWESENLLQNTFLMAAVAAAILGLFSFTLPDTPPVVSKNEKVTVRDILGLDALGMLKDKRYLVFFIASILICIPLAFYYQHANQFLNEIGMEGAAGKMTFGQMSEIAFMLLLPIFLKKYGIKLTLLVGMLAWVVRYILFAYGDAGEGTWMLIFGIILHGICYDFFFVSGQIYTDYKAGEKFKSSAQGLITLATYGLGMLIGFRLAGKITDLNALADGGHSWEAIWTIPAIIAGGVFLFFLITFKNEKIEVKE